The following nucleotide sequence is from Sander vitreus isolate 19-12246 chromosome 11, sanVit1, whole genome shotgun sequence.
GGTGGCTACCTTCTGCCCCAAAGCGCAGTATGTCATGAAGACCGACAGCGACATCTTTGTCAACATGGATAATCTGATCTACAAGCTCCTGAAGCCCACCACCAAGCCAAGAAGGAGATATTTCACTGGCTATGTTATAAATGGTGGTCCCATAAGGGATATGCGCAGTAAGTGGTACATGTCCAGGGACTTGTATCCTGACAGTAAATACCCACCCTTCTGCTCGGGCACTGGCTACGTGTTCTCTGCTGACGTTGCTGAATTAATCTTCCAGACTTCATTACACACAAGACTGTTGCACCTGGAGGATGTGTATGTGGGACTGTGTTTGCGTAAGCTGGGTATACACCCGTATCAGAACAGTGGTTTTAATCACTGGAAAATGGCCTACAGTCTGTGCAGGTACAGGCGGGTTATCACCGTGCACCAGATCTCTCCGGAGGAGATGCACCGCATTTGGAACGACATGTCCAGCAAGAAGCACCTGAGGTGTTAGGGGGCAAGAGGTCCACTgaacaacaactttttttttgttgcctttttctccttttaaaTCTCATCACAATGAGTAATGTAACAACATTGAGGGCTGCTGCAAGTATCTATTTTATGACGGATGTTTTCATTAACATTcatttatgtctatttctgcTGATAACACCTCACAACTGTTAATGAATGCATGAGGCTTGTAAAGCGCGTATTCTCATGCATAATTAAAATGTGGTGTTTGTTACTGAAAGAAATTGTATTCCAGGTACAAATTTAATCAGAAAGTTCTTTATAAGCATTAAGTCAATGAGCGTTTAGCATTAAGTAGTGTGGCCTAATGGGTAGAGAGACTCCATTTCAACCAGACAACCTTGGTTCAAGCTCACACTCACAACCTTCTGCCCTGctaaagtgtccttgagcaagacactggaTCTCTACTAGCTGCATGGCTGCTGACTTAGCACCCTGATCTAACTGCAGGACAGCAAGCCACACAATCATTTATGTGCAGGAACAATAAAGTATCAAATTAGTATATTACATCTATAATATCATACATTTTAGAAGTATTATTTGCAAAGAAAGACAAATTCCTGAACAGTGAGAGTGCAAATAGTTCTCATATCCAACAACAAACCTGGTAGTCTGTTGAGGTAAAACTACATTTGCACTCATGCTGCTCTCcccttttttcatctttatcATGAACGCAGTCAGATACAAAGCTGAAAATAAGCTGC
It contains:
- the b3galt1b gene encoding beta-1,3-galactosyltransferase 1, translated to MPSKVSCLYLLTVVCWASALWYLSISRPTSTYVGHMSVPIRKAAKTPKNITFTNIHTRPLNPHAFEFVINEPKKCESAAPFLVILISTTHKEFDARQSIRETWGDESTFGDIRILTIFLLGRNTDPVLNQMVEQESQIFHDIVVENFIDSYHNLTLKTMMGMRWVATFCPKAQYVMKTDSDIFVNMDNLIYKLLKPTTKPRRRYFTGYVINGGPIRDMRSKWYMSRDLYPDSKYPPFCSGTGYVFSADVAELIFQTSLHTRLLHLEDVYVGLCLRKLGIHPYQNSGFNHWKMAYSLCRYRRVITVHQISPEEMHRIWNDMSSKKHLRC